In Paralcaligenes sp. KSB-10, the following are encoded in one genomic region:
- the glpK gene encoding glycerol kinase GlpK, which produces MTYLLAFDQGTSSSRSIVFDANGKIVALAQKEITQIYPEPGWVEHNPLEIWQTQLSTAQEALTKAGLKGNDIRAIGITNQRETTVVWNRKTGQPLYNAIVWQDRRAEPACAELREKGLEPVILEKTGLRIDAYFSGTKLKWILDHVPSARALARKGELAFGTIDSWLIWQLTRGAVHASDVSNASRTMLFNVHRNEWDDELLRALTIEPELMPKVLPSSAEYGVAHADLLGHAIPICGVAGDQQSALFGQACFREGMAKNTYGTGCFALMHTGEKFQTSENGLITTSAAQTAPQPEFAIEGSVFIGGAVVQWLRDGLHAFTRSSEIEALAHSVPDSGGVVLVPAFTGLGAPYWQPNARGTITGLTRGSTMAHIARAALESIAYQSTALLQAMSRDAVAAGAAPLAEVRVDGGACVNDLLMQFQADLLGIPVVRPTVIETTALGAAYLAGLTSGVYRSKQELSELWQVERTFTPQHDAAHAKALMDGWEHAVRQACS; this is translated from the coding sequence ATGACCTATCTACTTGCTTTCGATCAGGGAACCTCCAGTTCGCGCAGCATCGTTTTCGATGCAAACGGAAAAATCGTCGCGCTGGCACAAAAGGAAATCACACAAATTTACCCTGAACCCGGCTGGGTCGAACACAACCCCCTGGAAATCTGGCAAACCCAATTAAGCACTGCCCAGGAAGCCTTGACCAAGGCCGGGCTTAAGGGCAACGATATCCGGGCGATCGGAATTACGAATCAGCGGGAAACCACCGTGGTGTGGAACCGCAAGACTGGGCAACCCCTCTACAATGCCATCGTCTGGCAGGACCGCCGCGCCGAGCCAGCCTGCGCCGAACTGCGCGAAAAAGGCCTGGAGCCGGTCATACTCGAGAAAACCGGCTTGCGCATCGACGCGTATTTCTCGGGGACCAAGCTCAAGTGGATCCTCGATCACGTCCCTTCAGCGCGCGCCTTGGCACGCAAGGGCGAGCTGGCTTTCGGCACTATCGACAGCTGGCTTATCTGGCAACTGACCCGCGGCGCCGTGCACGCCAGCGACGTCAGCAATGCCTCTCGCACCATGTTATTCAATGTGCATCGCAACGAGTGGGATGACGAACTGCTGCGCGCGCTGACTATCGAACCGGAGTTGATGCCCAAGGTCCTGCCGTCAAGCGCCGAATATGGCGTAGCGCATGCCGATCTCCTTGGCCACGCCATCCCCATCTGCGGCGTCGCGGGCGACCAGCAAAGTGCATTATTTGGCCAGGCGTGCTTTCGCGAAGGCATGGCCAAGAATACTTACGGCACAGGTTGCTTCGCGCTGATGCATACCGGGGAAAAATTTCAGACGTCCGAGAACGGCTTGATTACCACCAGCGCCGCGCAAACGGCACCGCAGCCTGAATTTGCCATAGAGGGCAGCGTATTCATAGGCGGGGCGGTCGTCCAATGGCTGCGCGATGGCCTGCATGCATTCACCCGCAGCAGCGAAATCGAAGCGCTGGCACACAGCGTTCCCGATTCGGGAGGAGTAGTGCTGGTGCCGGCCTTTACCGGGCTGGGCGCCCCCTACTGGCAACCCAATGCACGCGGCACCATTACCGGACTGACCCGGGGCTCGACCATGGCGCATATCGCACGCGCCGCACTCGAAAGCATAGCCTATCAAAGCACGGCCTTGCTGCAGGCCATGAGCCGCGATGCCGTGGCGGCGGGTGCGGCGCCGCTGGCCGAAGTCCGTGTCGATGGCGGCGCTTGCGTGAACGATTTGCTGATGCAGTTCCAGGCCGATCTGCTGGGCATTCCGGTAGTGCGCCCCACCGTCATCGAAACCACCGCGCTGGGGGCCGCCTACCTGGCGGGGCTGACCAGCGGCGTATATCGCAGCAAGCAAGAGCTTTCGGAGCTATGGCAGGTCGAGCGCACATTTACCCCGCAACACGACGCCGCACATGCAAAGGCGCTGATGGACGGCTGGGAACACGCGGTACGACAGGCGTGCAGTTAG
- a CDS encoding amino acid ABC transporter ATP-binding protein, which yields MIELKSVSKWYGKFQALKDCSVRVDQGEVVVFCGPSGSGKSTLIKLINGLEDFQAGDVLYRNQSIHGGDIKLTRLRTRIGMVFQHFELFPHLSVLENLTIAQIRVLGRSEGEAVKKASALLDRVGLAAHIDKHPGQLSGGQQQRVAIARALCMDPEVMLFDEPTSALDPEMINEVLAVMIELAQEGMTMLCVTHEMGFAKKVADKIVFMDAGAIVEETPKDTFFIEPQTDRAKDFLQKIIH from the coding sequence ATGATTGAGCTGAAAAGTGTTTCTAAATGGTATGGGAAATTCCAGGCGCTCAAAGATTGCAGCGTCCGCGTCGATCAAGGCGAGGTTGTCGTGTTTTGCGGGCCATCGGGCTCGGGAAAGTCGACCTTGATCAAGCTGATCAATGGGCTGGAAGATTTCCAGGCCGGCGATGTCCTTTACAGGAACCAGTCGATTCACGGCGGCGATATCAAATTGACCCGGCTCAGAACCAGAATCGGCATGGTGTTTCAGCACTTCGAGCTGTTTCCGCATCTGTCGGTGCTCGAAAACCTGACCATTGCGCAAATCCGGGTGCTTGGCCGCTCGGAAGGCGAGGCGGTAAAGAAGGCCAGTGCCTTGCTGGATCGGGTCGGTCTGGCGGCGCACATCGATAAGCATCCCGGCCAGTTGTCGGGAGGGCAGCAGCAGCGCGTGGCTATTGCGCGGGCCTTGTGCATGGATCCCGAAGTCATGCTGTTCGACGAGCCTACCTCGGCGCTGGATCCGGAAATGATCAATGAGGTGCTGGCGGTCATGATCGAGCTGGCTCAAGAAGGCATGACCATGCTGTGCGTGACGCATGAAATGGGCTTTGCCAAGAAGGTGGCCGATAAAATCGTCTTTATGGATGCGGGCGCTATTGTCGAGGAAACACCGAAAGACACGTTTTTCATCGAGCCCCAGACGGACCGCGCCAAGGATTTCCTGCAGAAAATCATTCATTGA
- a CDS encoding ABC transporter permease subunit (The N-terminal region of this protein, as described by TIGR01726, is a three transmembrane segment that identifies a subfamily of ABC transporter permease subunits, which specificities that include histidine, arginine, glutamine, glutamate, L-cystine (sic), the opines (in Agrobacterium) octopine and nopaline, etc.) has translation MFEMDWSSIVQSRALLFTGMWITLKITAVAICCGLVWGTVLAMFSIARNRLLNVFAQSYVSLFRSIPLVMLLLWFFLIVPQFLKAIFDLSPSVDIRLVSAMVAFSLLEAAFFCEIMRAGIQSLPKGQFHAARALGMNPLQSMRFIILPQAFKAMLPIVLTQCIVIFQDTSLVYVIALGDFFRRATSIGERDGTIVQMLLFAGVVYWIICSLLTLVVKLIQLRAAHD, from the coding sequence ATGTTTGAAATGGATTGGAGTTCCATCGTTCAATCTCGTGCCCTGCTGTTCACCGGCATGTGGATTACCCTGAAAATCACGGCGGTGGCGATATGCTGCGGCCTGGTCTGGGGCACCGTATTGGCGATGTTCAGCATTGCCAGAAACAGATTGCTCAATGTCTTTGCCCAATCGTATGTGTCGCTGTTCAGGTCGATTCCGCTGGTGATGCTATTGCTGTGGTTTTTTCTGATTGTGCCGCAATTCCTGAAGGCGATTTTCGATCTTTCACCCAGTGTGGATATTCGGCTGGTCTCGGCCATGGTGGCTTTTTCCTTGCTGGAGGCGGCCTTTTTTTGCGAAATCATGCGCGCCGGGATTCAAAGCCTGCCCAAGGGGCAATTCCATGCGGCGCGAGCGCTGGGCATGAATCCCTTGCAATCGATGCGATTCATTATCCTGCCGCAAGCTTTCAAGGCCATGCTGCCTATTGTCCTGACGCAATGCATTGTGATTTTCCAGGATACTTCGCTGGTGTACGTGATTGCGCTGGGCGATTTTTTCCGGCGTGCCACCAGCATCGGCGAACGTGACGGCACCATTGTGCAGATGCTGCTATTTGCCGGCGTGGTGTATTGGATTATTTGTTCATTGTTGACTCTGGTGGTTAAGTTGATTCAGTTGAGGGCTGCGCATGATTGA
- a CDS encoding amino acid ABC transporter permease, with protein sequence MDYKWNWAVLLQPVATGEPSTYLGWLFTGFLNTALLTALAWILALAVGSVFGVLRTLPNKPLRALGTIYVSIFRNIPLIVQFFIWYFVVPELLPRGLGDWLKNLPPYTQFFVVSVFSLGIYTGSRICEQVRAGINSLPRGQRYAGLAMGFTLLQTYRYILLPVTFRTIIPPLTSEFLIISKNSAVASTIGLLELSGQARQLVDYTAQPYESFICVTLGYVLLNFLIIRLMGWVRNRTKVPGLLGN encoded by the coding sequence ATGGATTACAAGTGGAACTGGGCGGTTTTGCTGCAGCCGGTCGCAACCGGGGAACCCTCGACCTATTTGGGTTGGCTGTTCACGGGGTTTCTGAATACGGCTCTTTTGACGGCACTGGCCTGGATACTGGCGCTGGCGGTCGGCTCGGTGTTCGGAGTCTTGCGTACGCTGCCCAATAAGCCTTTGCGCGCCTTGGGGACGATCTATGTGTCCATATTCAGGAACATTCCCCTGATTGTCCAGTTTTTCATTTGGTACTTCGTGGTGCCTGAACTCTTGCCCCGGGGTTTGGGCGACTGGCTCAAAAACCTGCCGCCGTATACGCAGTTTTTTGTGGTGTCGGTATTTTCCCTGGGCATCTACACCGGTTCGCGCATCTGCGAACAGGTGCGCGCCGGCATCAATTCCTTGCCGCGAGGGCAGCGCTACGCCGGGCTTGCCATGGGCTTTACGCTACTGCAAACCTATCGCTATATTTTGCTGCCCGTTACGTTTCGCACCATTATTCCGCCGCTGACCTCCGAGTTCTTGATTATTTCCAAAAATTCCGCCGTGGCATCCACCATCGGCTTGCTGGAACTGTCGGGCCAGGCGCGTCAGCTGGTCGACTATACCGCCCAGCCCTACGAGTCGTTTATCTGTGTAACTCTGGGCTACGTACTGCTGAATTTCCTGATTATCCGCTTGATGGGCTGGGTGCGTAATCGCACCAAAGTGCCGGGCCTGTTGGGGAACTGA
- a CDS encoding glutamate/aspartate ABC transporter substrate-binding protein, whose product MKRKYNLFYKSILLSQCAAAVALALGAGSALADDALSGTLKKIKDEGVVVVGYRDASIPFSYYDADQKPIGYSMDFTNLIVAELKKKLNLPNLKVRQIPITSQNRISLLQNGTFDFECTTTTHNESRAKQVDFSNSIFEIGTRLLVNKNSNIKDFADLNGKTLVVGAGTTSEKIIRSMNVEKKLGMSIISAKDHSESFLMLSTGRAKAMMMDDALLAGERAKTKNPSDYIITGTPQSYEVYGCMVRKNDEGLKSLMNEVIAKAETSGEGEKIYNKWFMSPIPPKGLNLDFPLSDAMKKLFAHPNDKPVS is encoded by the coding sequence ATGAAGCGTAAATACAATCTATTTTATAAAAGCATTTTATTGAGCCAGTGCGCCGCGGCGGTAGCCCTGGCTCTGGGCGCCGGTTCGGCATTGGCCGACGATGCCTTGTCGGGCACCTTGAAGAAGATCAAGGACGAAGGGGTGGTGGTCGTGGGCTATCGCGATGCGTCGATTCCATTTTCGTATTACGACGCAGATCAAAAGCCCATTGGCTATTCGATGGATTTCACCAACCTGATCGTCGCCGAGCTTAAAAAGAAATTGAATCTGCCGAATTTGAAAGTCAGGCAGATTCCCATTACTTCGCAAAACCGGATTTCGCTGCTGCAAAACGGGACTTTCGATTTCGAGTGCACCACCACCACTCATAACGAGTCGCGCGCAAAGCAAGTCGATTTCAGCAATAGCATCTTCGAGATCGGTACCCGCTTGCTGGTCAACAAGAATTCCAATATCAAGGACTTTGCCGATCTGAACGGCAAGACCCTGGTGGTCGGCGCCGGCACGACGTCCGAAAAAATCATCCGCAGCATGAATGTCGAGAAAAAACTGGGCATGAGCATCATAAGCGCCAAGGATCACAGCGAATCGTTCCTGATGCTGTCGACCGGCCGCGCCAAGGCCATGATGATGGATGACGCCCTGTTGGCCGGGGAGCGCGCCAAAACCAAGAATCCGTCCGACTATATTATTACCGGCACGCCGCAGTCGTACGAGGTTTACGGGTGCATGGTACGCAAGAACGATGAAGGCTTGAAGTCGCTCATGAACGAAGTGATCGCCAAGGCCGAGACCTCGGGCGAAGGCGAGAAGATTTATAACAAATGGTTTATGAGCCCGATTCCTCCCAAGGGCTTGAATCTGGACTTCCCGCTGTCGGACGCCATGAAGAAGCTATTTGCGCATCCCAACGACAAGCCTGTGTCGTGA
- a CDS encoding LysR substrate-binding domain-containing protein has translation MARPLNFQQIEAFKAVMQMGTTTRAALMLNTTQPSISRRIAELQSATELKLFELHHGRLRPTSEGKLLYKTIQRHFDGLEKIESVVSIMRKSGTGALRIGCTPTLGIGLLPQVVNRFLQKFPKTYINIQTLSTQQLTDYLHQDLCDVALTTGTLDQKDFQPTVIKTSRAVCVLPLDHPLKNADTVDLALLRGDRVLSLSDAEEITMKIKALLTEGKDSDEFVIETTSSITICALVAAGNGIAIVNPYVASTFAGQLLIKKLEPAIDIPIQMAIPTHTAPSLLTRHFIDILLDHVEPL, from the coding sequence ATGGCCAGACCCTTAAATTTCCAGCAAATCGAAGCCTTCAAGGCCGTCATGCAAATGGGCACGACCACCCGCGCAGCCCTGATGCTCAACACCACGCAGCCTTCGATCAGCCGCCGCATCGCCGAATTGCAAAGCGCGACCGAATTGAAGCTTTTCGAGCTGCATCATGGACGGCTGCGCCCCACCAGCGAAGGCAAGCTGCTCTATAAAACAATACAGAGGCATTTCGATGGCCTGGAAAAAATCGAATCGGTCGTATCCATCATGCGCAAGTCCGGCACCGGCGCGCTCAGGATCGGATGCACCCCCACCCTGGGAATCGGGCTGCTGCCTCAAGTCGTCAATCGGTTTCTGCAAAAATTCCCCAAGACCTATATCAATATACAAACGCTCAGCACGCAGCAACTGACGGACTACCTGCACCAGGACCTGTGCGACGTGGCCCTGACGACCGGCACCCTGGATCAAAAGGACTTCCAGCCCACCGTCATTAAAACTTCCCGGGCCGTCTGCGTGCTGCCGCTGGACCACCCTCTCAAGAACGCCGATACCGTGGACCTGGCGCTATTGCGGGGCGATCGGGTGCTTTCCTTGAGCGACGCCGAAGAAATCACCATGAAAATCAAGGCGCTGCTTACCGAAGGCAAGGACTCGGACGAATTCGTCATCGAGACGACTTCGTCCATCACCATCTGCGCCTTGGTCGCGGCCGGCAATGGCATCGCCATCGTCAACCCTTACGTTGCCAGTACCTTCGCCGGCCAGCTATTGATCAAAAAACTGGAACCGGCCATCGACATTCCCATACAGATGGCCATTCCCACACATACCGCGCCATCCTTGCTGACCCGGCATTTCATCGACATATTGCTGGACCACGTCGAGCCCTTGTGA
- a CDS encoding 50S ribosomal protein L11 methyltransferase, with protein sequence MTTTAHPAVPAYAVWEENEQTRRALWCMENHSAPPKHISIVDDTLTADSAFRLANGGTAMLWRGDFQNARQLLQALARRVDKRKKHKEDTLPAPADAFNLHRLAQSQRARLLNSLLIELDANFRIDLRRAPDVAAACLAALSNKHEPLLLSLRALQGIIGAYEWRKKGIAIEGLPHNIHVHYGVFSPIRGEYIELVAKAPLPATDLAFDIGTGSGVLAAILARRGVKKIVATDQDPRALACARENFQRMGLEPRIELQDTDLFPAGQSPLIVCNPPWLPARPTLPLEHAIYDPDSRMLLGFLNGLASHLRNDGEGWLILSDLAEHLGLRSREFLLNAMEHAGLKVLARHDARPLHPKALDANDALHKARKAEVTSLWRLARKVP encoded by the coding sequence ATGACCACCACTGCCCACCCCGCTGTCCCCGCCTATGCCGTTTGGGAAGAAAACGAACAAACCCGGCGCGCCTTGTGGTGCATGGAAAACCATAGTGCGCCGCCCAAGCACATCAGCATCGTGGACGATACGCTCACAGCGGATTCGGCCTTCCGCCTGGCCAATGGCGGAACCGCCATGCTGTGGCGCGGCGATTTTCAAAATGCCAGGCAACTTTTGCAAGCGCTGGCGCGGCGTGTCGATAAACGGAAAAAGCACAAGGAAGACACGCTGCCGGCGCCCGCCGACGCCTTCAATTTGCACCGGCTGGCGCAATCCCAGCGTGCCCGCCTCCTTAACAGCCTGCTTATCGAGCTGGACGCGAACTTTCGAATCGACTTGCGCCGCGCTCCGGATGTCGCGGCGGCCTGCCTCGCCGCCCTGAGCAACAAGCACGAGCCTCTGCTCTTGTCGCTGCGCGCCTTGCAAGGCATTATCGGCGCTTACGAATGGCGCAAGAAGGGCATCGCGATCGAGGGCCTGCCCCATAATATCCATGTCCACTACGGCGTCTTCTCCCCGATCCGCGGCGAATATATCGAATTGGTCGCCAAAGCACCTCTGCCTGCCACCGACCTGGCGTTCGACATCGGCACGGGCAGCGGCGTGCTGGCCGCCATTCTGGCTAGGCGCGGCGTCAAGAAAATCGTGGCAACCGACCAGGACCCACGTGCCCTGGCCTGTGCGCGCGAGAATTTCCAGCGCATGGGGCTGGAGCCACGCATCGAGCTCCAGGACACCGACCTGTTTCCCGCCGGGCAAAGCCCGCTTATCGTCTGCAACCCACCCTGGCTGCCGGCGCGCCCCACGCTCCCTCTGGAACATGCCATCTACGATCCCGATAGCCGCATGCTGCTGGGGTTCCTGAACGGCCTGGCCTCGCATCTGCGCAATGACGGCGAAGGCTGGCTGATTTTGTCCGACCTGGCCGAACACCTGGGTTTGCGCAGTCGCGAATTTCTCTTGAACGCCATGGAACACGCCGGCCTGAAGGTGCTGGCCAGGCACGACGCCCGGCCCCTGCACCCGAAGGCACTGGATGCGAACGACGCCCTGCATAAGGCGCGCAAGGCTGAAGTCACGTCGCTGTGGCGGCTGGCCAGGAAAGTTCCGTAG
- a CDS encoding TM2 domain-containing protein gives MLQKIILACVVFIIILIALTFGETIAHEVFAWISYLTGLVIHNFSDIYYAARNYVQAHATKVVIALVLTVPVSLWLIRNKGAELNRSASPRKIAIILAIFLGWLGGHRFYLGQVGWGIVYLLIFYLFTPLVVVISLIDAIRYLFMSDEEFHPGRA, from the coding sequence ATGTTGCAAAAAATCATCCTGGCCTGCGTTGTTTTCATCATTATCCTGATCGCCCTTACCTTTGGGGAGACGATCGCGCACGAAGTCTTTGCCTGGATCTCGTACTTGACGGGTCTGGTGATCCACAATTTTTCCGACATTTATTATGCGGCGCGCAACTACGTGCAGGCTCATGCCACCAAGGTGGTGATTGCGCTGGTGCTGACGGTACCCGTCAGTTTATGGCTGATTCGCAACAAGGGCGCCGAACTCAACCGTTCGGCGAGCCCTCGTAAAATCGCCATCATCCTGGCCATTTTCCTGGGCTGGCTTGGAGGCCACCGCTTTTACCTGGGCCAGGTCGGATGGGGAATTGTGTATCTGCTTATTTTCTATTTGTTCACGCCCCTGGTCGTCGTCATCAGCCTGATCGATGCCATACGCTATCTGTTCATGAGCGACGAAGAATTCCATCCCGGCCGAGCATGA
- a CDS encoding lipoate--protein ligase family protein, with translation MPFKLLTFPSDPRQGARFDESLVGLAACDGPIASVWEAQQGLVVPRTYQRHDSFARVSEEFAAQGWPIAVRLSGGGVVPQGTGIVNLSMAYAFDGPPLRHSDAAYLLICSMIRNALKEDWDVETRIQAVDGSFCDGRYNLAWGPENSARKVAGTAQLWRRVGQDQTKRQIVLVHALLLAAIDAASLTERANLLERQLGSGKRYDATRIASLHDCLPASRTLPAAAFMQGLKESLIGQIKKTSAPTNCVPAHLDV, from the coding sequence ATGCCATTCAAGCTTCTGACCTTCCCTTCCGACCCGCGCCAAGGGGCCCGATTCGACGAGTCGCTCGTGGGTCTGGCGGCCTGCGACGGCCCGATCGCCAGCGTCTGGGAAGCGCAGCAGGGCCTGGTGGTTCCACGCACCTATCAACGCCATGACTCTTTTGCCAGGGTCAGCGAAGAATTTGCCGCCCAGGGATGGCCGATTGCCGTCAGGCTGTCGGGAGGCGGCGTGGTCCCGCAAGGCACCGGCATCGTCAATCTGAGCATGGCCTATGCGTTCGACGGGCCGCCGCTGCGGCATTCCGATGCCGCGTATCTGTTGATCTGCTCCATGATTCGCAATGCACTGAAGGAAGACTGGGATGTTGAAACCCGGATTCAGGCTGTGGACGGGTCTTTCTGCGACGGCCGCTACAATCTGGCGTGGGGTCCTGAAAACTCAGCGCGCAAGGTGGCGGGAACGGCACAGCTCTGGCGGCGCGTCGGGCAAGATCAAACAAAGCGGCAAATCGTGCTCGTGCATGCCCTTCTGCTGGCGGCGATCGATGCGGCGTCGCTCACCGAACGCGCCAATTTGTTGGAGCGGCAACTGGGCAGCGGCAAGCGCTACGACGCGACCCGGATCGCTTCGCTGCATGACTGCCTGCCTGCGTCGCGCACTTTACCGGCCGCAGCCTTCATGCAGGGGCTGAAAGAGTCCCTGATCGGGCAAATAAAAAAGACCAGTGCGCCCACCAATTGCGTGCCGGCGCATCTCGATGTGTAA
- the kdgD gene encoding 5-dehydro-4-deoxyglucarate dehydratase → MSPNELKHTVSNGLLSFPVTDFDEHGDFRPDTYARRLEWLAPYGASALFVAGGTGEYFSLAPSEYAEVVKVGVDTCKGKVPIIAGAGGATRNAIAYAQEAERLGAQGVLLMPHYLTEASQDGVADHVEQVCKSVSLGVIVYNRSLCQLNAEQLTRLAERCPNLVGYKDGLGNIELMVTIRRKLGDRFAYLGGLPTAEFYAAAYRALGVPVYSSAVFNFIPKTAMEFYQAVVKQDTATIDRIMDDFFIPYAQIRNRCKGYAVSIVKAGARLAGYDAGPVRAPLTDLTDQDRADLAVLVKKLGPQ, encoded by the coding sequence ATGAGCCCCAACGAGTTAAAGCATACGGTTTCCAATGGCTTGCTTTCCTTCCCCGTAACGGATTTCGACGAACATGGCGATTTCCGGCCTGACACCTATGCGCGCCGCCTGGAATGGCTGGCTCCCTATGGCGCCAGTGCTTTGTTTGTAGCGGGCGGAACGGGCGAATACTTTTCCTTGGCCCCCAGCGAATATGCCGAGGTCGTCAAAGTCGGTGTCGATACCTGCAAAGGCAAGGTTCCCATTATTGCTGGCGCGGGCGGCGCAACGCGCAACGCCATCGCCTATGCACAGGAAGCCGAAAGACTGGGCGCGCAAGGCGTGCTGCTAATGCCGCATTATCTGACCGAAGCCAGCCAGGACGGCGTGGCCGATCACGTCGAACAAGTGTGCAAATCCGTGTCCCTCGGCGTGATTGTGTATAACCGTTCACTGTGTCAGTTGAATGCCGAACAGCTAACGCGCCTGGCCGAACGCTGCCCCAATCTGGTCGGCTATAAAGACGGTCTGGGCAATATCGAGTTGATGGTTACGATACGTCGCAAGCTGGGTGATCGTTTTGCCTATCTTGGCGGCCTGCCGACGGCCGAATTTTATGCCGCTGCCTACCGCGCCTTGGGTGTACCGGTCTATTCCTCGGCGGTGTTCAATTTCATACCCAAGACGGCCATGGAGTTTTACCAGGCCGTCGTCAAACAGGATACCGCCACTATCGACCGGATCATGGATGATTTCTTCATTCCTTATGCCCAGATCCGTAATCGTTGCAAAGGCTATGCTGTCAGCATCGTCAAGGCCGGCGCGCGCCTGGCGGGCTACGACGCAGGCCCCGTCCGGGCTCCGCTGACCGACCTGACTGACCAGGATCGCGCCGACCTGGCCGTTCTCGTTAAAAAACTCGGGCCCCAGTAA
- a CDS encoding FadR/GntR family transcriptional regulator, protein MISSGPEKKRSRSLTDDVVAALSEHIQNGRFRPGAKLPTESAIMREQAVSRTVVREAISRLQAAGLVETRHGIGTFVMESSVGHTVRLAADNIFTMLDTMAVLELRISLETESAALAAMRRTDDDVRALRSLLDDFEGHIDQADGSAVSADLAFHLKIANATGNRYFQDILGQLGKNLIPRTRIDTANLALNDEHTYLQRVNQEHEDIYAAIDRHDPEAARAAMRTHLTNSRERLRRAYERMTREPAAT, encoded by the coding sequence ATGATTTCCAGCGGCCCAGAAAAAAAGCGTTCGCGCAGCCTGACCGACGATGTCGTGGCTGCGTTGTCCGAGCACATCCAGAACGGCCGTTTCAGGCCCGGTGCCAAGTTGCCCACTGAATCGGCCATCATGCGCGAACAGGCGGTCAGCCGCACGGTCGTGCGTGAAGCCATTTCCCGCCTGCAGGCGGCCGGCCTGGTCGAAACACGCCATGGCATCGGCACCTTTGTCATGGAGTCCAGCGTCGGCCATACCGTCCGGCTGGCGGCCGACAATATTTTCACCATGCTCGACACCATGGCGGTTCTGGAATTGCGCATCAGCCTCGAAACAGAGTCCGCGGCATTGGCGGCAATGCGCCGCACCGATGACGATGTACGAGCCTTGCGTTCCTTGCTCGATGATTTCGAAGGGCATATCGACCAGGCCGATGGCAGCGCCGTTTCGGCCGACCTGGCGTTTCACCTGAAAATCGCCAATGCGACCGGTAATCGGTACTTCCAGGACATCCTGGGCCAATTGGGCAAGAACCTGATCCCTCGTACCCGTATCGATACGGCGAATCTGGCCTTGAACGATGAGCACACCTATTTGCAGCGCGTGAATCAAGAGCACGAAGACATCTACGCCGCCATCGACCGGCACGACCCTGAAGCGGCTCGCGCGGCCATGCGCACCCATCTTACCAATAGCCGCGAGCGCCTGCGCCGGGCCTACGAACGCATGACCCGCGAACCCGCAGCGACCTGA